In the Prochlorococcus marinus str. MIT 9312 genome, GAACAAATTACAGAAAAATATTATTTATTTATGGTCGTAGGCATTCCAACTACAGATACAACTCCCACATGAAGTATGACCGGCTTCTTTCCAACATTCTTCACATAGTGGGGGCCCCCATTATTACTCTCTATAAATGCATCACCCGCTTTAAAAAAATTAATTTCTTCACCCCTCACATGTTTTAATCTTCCTCTGGTGACATGAATCAACATTGGGGAAGGATGAGTATGAATTGGAGTTTTCAAGCCAACTGGAATCTTTACTTTTAAAAGTCTTAATTCAGGCTTACCCTCGAGATAATTAAAATTTTTACCACTAAGTCCTTTTGAACTTTGAATAATAGGTATAACTTCAATCTTTTCATCAGCAAGAGATGGGTATGGTAAGGCTAAAGTCCCAATAAAAAGGAAACATAATGGAATAAATTTTTTTAATTTCATTAGATATTTAAGTTTCACTAATAATAGGTAGTTTGCAAAAATAATAAACTAATTTATTTTTTATATAACTTTTCTAATTGCTTTATTTCCTCTCTTAAATCCTTACCTCTGTTATTTAATTTATTATTCTTAATAACTATTGGGATAATCCACCAAGCTTGAAGACCTAAAAAGATAAATACAAGAATCAATAATTCAAAAGTACCAGGCTGCATTTGATAAATAACCCTTCTTTGCTAGTAACACCATTCTAAAAGTTGTTAAACATTCCTGAGATATTAATATTTCTAGGCTGCCTCTAGTTCAATATTAAGTTCGATTCCCTTTGAAATGATTGCTTCTTTAAATTCAATAAGTTTGGAAATTATTCTTTGCTTCTCAGGATCAGTTTTATGGATATCCTCTACAACTTCCTGCATTGCAAGTGTTACTTTTTGTAGCTTGATTTCTAGATCTTCCCTGTAATTCATAAGCCTAAAGAAATTATCTTTTTTATTAAAAAACAAAATAATTATTAGTAAATAAGTACTTAACCTTAAAAGGATTGACAGCAAAACAAGGAGGATATATTTTATAGTACAAACGTATTAATAATCAGCCGGTCAATTAAAGGTAAAGCATGGAGCCTAAGTACTCATTTGGTTGCAGCACTAGCAAACCCAACGGATGCCTACTAAATCCCG is a window encoding:
- a CDS encoding cupin domain-containing protein; this translates as MKLKKFIPLCFLFIGTLALPYPSLADEKIEVIPIIQSSKGLSGKNFNYLEGKPELRLLKVKIPVGLKTPIHTHPSPMLIHVTRGRLKHVRGEEINFFKAGDAFIESNNGGPHYVKNVGKKPVILHVGVVSVVGMPTTINK